In a genomic window of Poecilia reticulata strain Guanapo linkage group LG22, Guppy_female_1.0+MT, whole genome shotgun sequence:
- the ak7b gene encoding adenylate kinase 7, protein MPHKHKATPKRVFINNVDSYSSRNIAKFLCKALLKVMDEDEEEEEAEGEEGHLNKAFQVVGTVSNLSDELPPHILEEYCHPGKGQLLSILMECQVIIYNISQDANQVEEASWAVKALHDQREDATSPKIFILISTVMTWANSIPLDPEDPELPFTDEIFYCRRAHPSFKKHIDLEKVVVKAGKSNREIFSTYVVASGLQYGMGEGIFHFFFKESWLGEVSKISIYGHGKNIIPTIHIIDLASVVQNVIQHQPRPYYLLAVDSSNNSMEELVKIIATVLGPGKTVKRPFEDVYLNPELTVTEIDSLQVNLRMEAVNVENLFSVHWHCEAGLVENVDLVVEEYRLSRGLLPLRVCILGPPAVGKTTLSSKICKHYKLHHITVRDTIYKAMAELEGIVKNPDPDAEEVAAEAQELLNILNESIDSEDISEEHLKVLRDKMTSNKCKNQGYVLDAFPSSYKQAEDLFEDEQDEVSEKFTPEFVLLLDATESFLIDRVVNLPEETIQDLGYEPEKFLSRMAIYRENMQDEKSVLNYFEELDVTPVLLEATNGEEPATSLLMHKIFTTLGPPRTYSPSPQEVEEEERRIAEEKMKKEAEERAVEARKEEEEARCRAARWEEWTQTSEEVRMLEELHMANLTDQMRSYLMKTIMPTLGMGLIECCRTQPAEPLDFLAEFLFRNNPHDHPLSSEDSSENPDLPSLLD, encoded by the exons ATGCCGCATAAGCACAAAGCGACTCCTAAACGGGTCTTTATCAACAACGTCGACTCGTATTCCTCCAGGAACATCGCCAAG TTCCTATGTAAGGCTCTTCTAAAAGTCATGGATgaagacgaggaagaggaggaggcggaaGGGGAGGAGGGTCACCTGAATAAAGCCTTTCAGGTGGTTGGAACTGTCTCTAATCTGTCTGATGAGCTCCCGCCACACATCTTGGAGGAATACTGT CATCCTGGAAAGGGACAACTGCTGTCAATCCTGATGGAGTGTCAAGTTATCATCTACAACATTAGCCAGGATGCCAATCAGGTGGAGGAAGCTTCCTGGGCTGTTAAAG CCCTCCATGATCAAAGAGAGGATGCTACCAGTCCGAAGATCTTCATCCTCATCTCCACTGTGATGACGTGGGCCAACAGTATACCACTGGATCCA GAAGACCCGGAGCTTCCCTTCACTGATGAGATTTTCTACTGCAGAAGAGCTCATCCCAGCTTCAAAAAGCACATCGACCTGGAGAAAGTAGTGGTGAAAGCCGGCAAATCT AACAGAGAGATCTTCTCCACCTATGTGGTGGCATCCGGCCTGCAGTACGGAATGGGGGAAGGAATCTTCCACTTCTTCTTCAAG GAGTCGTGGCTGGGAGAGGTATCTAAAATATCCATATATGGACATGGAAAGAACATCATTCCCACCATCCACATCATCGATCTGGCCAG CGTGGTCCAGAATGTGATCCAACATCAACCCAGACCCTACTACCTGCTGGCTGTGGACTCGTCAAACAACAGCATGGAGGAGTTGGTGAAG ATTATTGCCACTGTCCTGGGACCTGGTAAAACCGTGAAGAGGCCTTTTGAGGACGTCTACCTCAACCCAGAGTTAACT GTGACAGAGATCGATTCCCTCCAGGTCAACCTTCGGATGGAGGCGGTTAACGTTGAAAACCTGTTCTCCGTCCACTGGCATTGTGAGGCTGGTCTGGTGGAAAATGTGGACCTGGTGGTGGAGGAGTATCGACTGTCTCGAGGGCTTCTG CCTCTGCGGGTGTGCATCCTGGGTCCTCCTGCAGTGGGGAAGACTACCTTGTCTTCAAAGATCTGTAAGCACTACAAACTCCATCACATTACTGTGAGGGACACCATCTATAAGGCCATGGCCGAACTG GAAGGCATTGTGAAGAACCCAGATCCGGATGCTGAGGAAGTCGCAGCAGAGGCTCAAGAGCTGCTCAACATCCTGAACGAGTCCATAGATAGTGAAG ATATTTCAGAGGAGCACCTCAAGGTGTTGAGGGACAAAATGACGTCCAACAAATGCAAAAACCAGGGTTATGTCCTTGATGCTTTTCCCAGCTCGTATAAGCAAGCTGAGGACCTGTTTGAAG ACGAGCAGGACGAGGTCTCCGAAAAGTTCACACCAG AGTTTGTGTTGCTTCTGGACGCCACTGAATCCTTCCTGATAGACCGAGTGGTCAACCTCCCCGAGGAAACAATACAAGACCTCGGCTACGAGCCGGAGAAGTTCCTAAGCCGGATGGCCATctacagagaaaacatgcaggatgaaaAGTCGGTTCTCAACTATTTTGAGGAGCTGGACGTCACCCCTGTGCTCTTGG AGGCCACCAATGGCGAAGAACCCGCCACCTCGCTCCTGATGCATAAGATCTTCACCACACTGGGCCCCCCTAGAACATACAGTCCCAGCCCtcaggaagtggaggaggaggaaaggagaATAGCAGAAGAGAAGATGAAGAAAGAGGCAGAGGAGAGGGCTGTGGAGGCGcgaaaggaggaggaagaggctaGGTGCAGGGCTGCACGCTGGGAGGAGTGG actCAGACTTCAGAGGAGGTGAGGatgctggaggagctgcacatgGCCAACCTGACTGACCAGATGAGAAGCTATCTGATGAAGACCATCATGCCAACGCTGGGAATGGGTCTGATCGAGTGCTGCAGAACGCAGCCGGCAGAGCCGCTGGACTTCCTG GCGGAGTTCCTGTTCCGGAACAACCCGCATGACCACCCCCTGAGTAGCGAGGACTCATCTGAGAACCCTGATTTACCTTCTCTGCTTGATTAA